In the genome of Streptomyces sp. Tu 3180, the window AGCCGGTTTCAGCGGCCGGACGCGTCCCCGGGCGCGCGGTGCCCCTCCGTACGCCGGAGCCCCCGCGCCCCGGTGTCCCCGCCCGGCAGCGCGGACCGGGGCACCACCAGGTCGGCCCGGTCCCGCGTCGCGGCCACCAGCTCCGCGTTGGGCTGGTCCGTGCGCAGGACCCACGCCACCGCCTCCTCGTGGCTCTTGCCGAACTCCTCGTGCCGGGCGACCAGCCGCCGCATCCGCTCCCGCTCGTCCGGGGCGCAGAACCACACCTCGTCCAGCTGCGGCCGGACCCGCGCCCAGGCACCGGTGTCCAGCAGCAGGTAGTTGCCCTCCGTCACCACCAGCCGGGCGGCCGGCGGCACCGGGACCGCCCCCGCGACCGGCTGCTCCAGCACCCGTTCGAAGCCGGGGGCGTACACGACGTCGTCGTGCTCCTCCTCGCGCAGCCGCCGCAGCAGCGCCGCGTATCCGGCCGCGTCGAAGGTGTCCGGGGCGCCCTTGCGGTCACGGCGGCCGAGGCGGTCGAGTTCGGCGTCGGCGAGGTGGAAGCCGTCCATGGGGACGTGCGCGACCCACGGCTCCCCGGTGCCGTTCAGTTCCCGCACCAGATGTTCGGCGAGCGTGGACTTGCCCGCCCCCGGGCCGCCGGCGATGCCGAGGATCGCGCGCCGGCCGCCCCGTACCAGGGAGCGGGCGCGGCGCAGGAGGTCGTCGAAGGTCAGTGTCACACGGGGGAGTGTGCCACCCGGGAAGCGGGCGTCCCGCCGTCGTGTGGCCCGCGCCACTCACTGTTCGGCGCCGCGGGGGGAAGGGTGTCCTGTATGACGGATCTGGGTCTGCCCGACGACATCCTCGCCTGCCTCTTCGACCTCGACGGCGTCGTCACCAAGACGGCCGTCGTCCACGCGGCCGCCTGGAAGGAGATGTTCGACGCCTTCCTGCGCGAGCGGGACGGCGAGGACTTCCGGCCCTTCGACGACACCGACTACGACGCGTACGTCGACGGCCGCCCGCGGGCCGACGGCGTGCGCACCTTCCTCGCCTCCCGCGGCGTCGAACTGCCCGAGGGGACCCCCGGCGACCCGCCCGACGCCCCGACCGTGCACGGCCTCGGCAACCGCAAGAACGAACTGCTGCTGGAGAGGATCCGCACCGACGGAGTGCAGGCCTACGACGGCACCCTGCGCTACATCGAGGCGGTCCGCGCCCGCGGACTGCGCACCGCGATCGTCTCCTCCAGCGCCAACTGCCGCGACGTCCTGCGCTCGATCGGCGCCGAGGACCTCTTCGACGTCCGGATCGACGGGGTGGTCGCCGCCGAACGCGGCCTGCCCGGAAAGCCCAGGCCCGACACCTTCCTCGCCGCCGCCCGGGACCTCGGCGTCGAGCCGTCCCGGGCGGCCGTGTTCGAGGACGCGCAGGCTGGCATGGACGCCGGCCGCGCCGGGCACTTCGGGTACGTCGTCGGTGTGGACCGGGTGGGGCAGACCGACGCGCTGTACGCGCACGGCGCCGACCGGGTCGTGACGGACCTCGCCGAACTCGGGGGTGGTCGGTGATCACGCAGCGGGCGTACGCCGTCGAGCCGTGGACCGTGCGCGAGCGGACCCTCGACCTCGACCTCCTGGCGCAGAGCGAGTCCGTGTTCGCGCTGTCCAACGGCCACGTCGGCTGGCGCGGCAACCTCGACGAGGGCGAACCGCACGGCCTGCCCGGCTCCTACCTCAACGGCGTCCACGAACTGCACCCGCTGCCCTACGCCGAGGCCGGCTACGGCTACCCGGAGTCGGGCCAGACGGTCATCGACGTCACCAACGGCAAGGTGCTGCGGCTGCTGGTCGACGACGAGCCGTTCGACCTGCGCTATGGGCGGCTCGTCCACCACGAGCGGACCCTGGACCTGCGCCGGGGCGTGCTGGAGCGGGTGTGCGAGTGGACCTCCCCGGCCGGCTCCACGGTCCGGGTCCGCTCCACCCGGCTGGTCTCCCTCACCCAGCGGGCGATCGCCGCCGTCGCCTACGAGGTGGAACCCGTCGACCGCCGGACGCGTGTGGTGGTGCAGTCCGAACTCGTCGCCAACGAGAGCCTGCCCGGCCCGGACGGCGACCCGCGCGCCGCCCGCGCGCTGAAGTCCCCGCTGGAACCGGAGGAGGACCTCGCCAAGGGCCGCCGGCTGCGCCTGGTGCACCGCACCCGGCGCAGCGGCCTCAGGGTCGCCGTGGCCGCCGACCACGTCATCGACGGCCCCGGGCGGACCACCACCGGCTGCGAGAGCAACGTGGACGTGGCCCGGCTGACCGTCACCTCGGTCCTGGAACCGGGGCAGCGGCTGCGGGTGGAGAAACTCGTCGCCCACGGCTGGTCCGGCGCCCGCTCCCGCCCCGCCATGAGCGACCAGGTGGAGGCGGCGCTCGCGGCGGCCGCCCACAGCGGCTGGCAGGGACTGCTCGACGAACAGCGGGCGTACCTCGACGACTTCTGGGCCCGGGCCGACGTCGAGGTCGACGGTGACGAGGAGATCCAGCAGGCCGTCCGCTTCGCCCTCTTCCACGTCCTGCAGGCCGGGGCCCGCGCCGAGGGACGCGCGATACCCGCCAAGGGACTGACCGGCTCCGGCTACGACGGGCACGCCTTCTGGGACACCGAGGTCTTCGTGCTGCCCCTGCTGACCTGCACCGTGCCGGACGCCGCCGCCGAGGCACTGCGCTGGCGGCAGACCACCCTGCCGGCGGCCCGGGAGCGCGCCGCCCAACTCGGCCTGCGCGGCGCGGCGTTCCCCTGGCGCACCATCGAGGGCTCCGAGGGCTCCGCGTACT includes:
- a CDS encoding nucleoside/nucleotide kinase family protein; protein product: MTLTFDDLLRRARSLVRGGRRAILGIAGGPGAGKSTLAEHLVRELNGTGEPWVAHVPMDGFHLADAELDRLGRRDRKGAPDTFDAAGYAALLRRLREEEHDDVVYAPGFERVLEQPVAGAVPVPPAARLVVTEGNYLLLDTGAWARVRPQLDEVWFCAPDERERMRRLVARHEEFGKSHEEAVAWVLRTDQPNAELVAATRDRADLVVPRSALPGGDTGARGLRRTEGHRAPGDASGR
- a CDS encoding beta-phosphoglucomutase family hydrolase yields the protein MTDLGLPDDILACLFDLDGVVTKTAVVHAAAWKEMFDAFLRERDGEDFRPFDDTDYDAYVDGRPRADGVRTFLASRGVELPEGTPGDPPDAPTVHGLGNRKNELLLERIRTDGVQAYDGTLRYIEAVRARGLRTAIVSSSANCRDVLRSIGAEDLFDVRIDGVVAAERGLPGKPRPDTFLAAARDLGVEPSRAAVFEDAQAGMDAGRAGHFGYVVGVDRVGQTDALYAHGADRVVTDLAELGGGR
- a CDS encoding glycosyl hydrolase family 65 protein, whose product is MITQRAYAVEPWTVRERTLDLDLLAQSESVFALSNGHVGWRGNLDEGEPHGLPGSYLNGVHELHPLPYAEAGYGYPESGQTVIDVTNGKVLRLLVDDEPFDLRYGRLVHHERTLDLRRGVLERVCEWTSPAGSTVRVRSTRLVSLTQRAIAAVAYEVEPVDRRTRVVVQSELVANESLPGPDGDPRAARALKSPLEPEEDLAKGRRLRLVHRTRRSGLRVAVAADHVIDGPGRTTTGCESNVDVARLTVTSVLEPGQRLRVEKLVAHGWSGARSRPAMSDQVEAALAAAAHSGWQGLLDEQRAYLDDFWARADVEVDGDEEIQQAVRFALFHVLQAGARAEGRAIPAKGLTGSGYDGHAFWDTEVFVLPLLTCTVPDAAAEALRWRQTTLPAARERAAQLGLRGAAFPWRTIEGSEGSAYWPAGTAAFHVNADIADAVVRYVQATGDERFEHDTGVELLVETARLWRSLGHHDDRGAFHIDGVTGPDEYSAVADDNTYTNLMARANLLAAADACKRHPDRAAELGVDEEESAGWRDAAEAVHVPRNDELGVHEQHAGFTRYQRWDFDGTRPDQYPLMLHFPYFDLYRKQVIKQADLVLAMHTRADWFEEFSDEEQIARNFAYYEPLTVRDSSLSACVQAVLAARTGHLELAHAYTGEAALMDLADLEHNTRDGLHIASLAGTWTALVAGFGGMRWDDGSLRFAPRLPPRLRRLAFTLRFLGRCLHVEITADRATYTLRSGPPLTVRHHGTELTVREDAPVERPVPPSAPRPVPGQPPHRAPHPR